One Streptomyces dangxiongensis genomic window, GGTTGACGCCCGGCTGGATCCGGCGGAACACCTTCAGGATGTAGGCGTCGCCGTACACGATCGAGGAGTTGGACTGCTCGGCGTCCAGCAGCCGTGGGGGCAGCCCGCCGGGCACGTGGGCGGCCGGGTCCGCCTCGAACCGCAGCGGGCCCGCCGTGCCGGGCTGCCGCAGCCGCTCCAGGAGCAGATGGGCCGCGCGCGGGTCGTGGAGCGCGTCGTAGACCGCGAGCCCGGCCAGTGGCCCTTCCACCGCGCGCCCGATGAACGCCCGCTCGAGACGGGGGGCGAGGTGCGGGCGCAGGCCCAGCAGTAGCTGGTAGCAGTCACCGGGCGGGGGCGTGCCGCCGGGGGCCGGCACCGGCGCGTGCGAGGCGTGCACCAGCAGGTGCAGACACCCCGGGAACAGCTCCGTCATGGACAGCACCGACAGGTCGGTGACGGGCCGGTCCTTGCCCGCGAACCAGCGTTGCCTCGGCAACCACTCGCGCAGCAGCGCGCCGAGCGAGACCAGGGGGCCGTCGGCGCCGACGGCGGTTCTCGGCCGGGGAGTGATGGTCTTCGGCATGGTGACGCGTCCTTTCCTCGGCGCCGGGATCAGCGGCGGCGGCCGATGCGGGATGCGACTCGGGTGAGCCGGAACCAGTAGAAGCCGTGGCCCTGGAGGGTGAGCAGGTACGGCAGTTCGCCGATGGCGGGGAAACGCACCCCGCCGATCAGCTCGACCGGGTGCCGGCCGTCGTAGGCCCGCAGGTCGAGTTCGGTGGGCTGGGCGAAGCGGGAGAAGTTGTTCACGCACAGCACGAGGTCGTCGCCGTGCTCCCGCAGGAACGCCAGCACCGCCGGGTTGGAGGACGGCAGTTCCGTGAACGAACCGAGTCCGAAGGCGGGGTTCTGCTTGCGGATCTCGATCATGCGGCGGGTCCAGTGCAGCAGGCTGGACGGGGACGACATGGAGGCCTCGACGTTGGTGACCTGGTAGCCGTGGACCGGGTCCATGATCGTGGGGAGGTAGAGCCGGCCGGGGTCGCAGGAGGAGAAGCCGGCGTTGCGGTCCGGGGTCCACTGCATGGGGGTGCGGACCGCGTCGCGGTCACCGAGCCAGATGTTGTCGCCCATGCCGATCTCGTCGCCGTAGTAGAGGATCGGCGAGCCGGGCAGGGACAGCAGCAGGGCGGTGAACAGCTCGATCTGGTTGCGGTCGTTGTCGAGCAGGGGCGCGAGGCGCCGGCGGATGCCGATGTTGGCGCGCATCCGCGGATCCTTGGCGTACTCGGCCCACATGTAGTCGCGTTCCTCGTCGGTGACCATCTCCAGGGTCAGCTCGTCGTGGTTGCGCAGGAAGATGCCCCACTGGCAGCCGGAGGGGATCGCGGGCGTCTTGGCGAGGATCTCGGAGACCGGGTAGCGCGACTCACGGCGCACGGCCATGAAGATGCGCGGCATGACCGGGAAGTGGAACGCCATGTGGCACTCGTCGCCGCCGGCCCGGTAGTCGCCGAAGTAGTCGACGACGTCCTCGGGCCACTGGTTCGCCTCCGCCAGCAGCACGGTGTCCGGGTACATGGCGTCGATGTCGCGGCGGACCCGTCTGAGGAAGGCGTGCGTGGCGGGCAGGTTCTCGCAGTTGGTGCCCTCCTCGGCGTAGAGGTAGGGGACCGCGTCCAGGCGGAAACCGTCGATGCCCAGGTCCAGCCAGAAGCGCAGGGCGGCCAGGATCTCCTCCTGCACGGCCGGGTTCTCGTAGTTGAGGTCCGGCTGGTGGGAGAAGAAGCGGTGGAAGTAGTACTGGCCGCGCACCGGGTCGAAGGTCCAGTTGGAGGCCTCGGTGTCGACGAAGATGATGCGGGCGTCCTGGTACTGCTTGTCGTCGTCGGCCCACATGTAGTAGTCGCCGTAGGGGCCGTCGGGGTTCCTGCGGGACTCCTGGAACCACGGGTGCTCGTCGCTGGTGTGGTTCATGACGAAGTCGATGATCACGCGCATGCCGCGCTGGTGGGCGGCGTCCACGAACTCCACGAAGTCGGCGAGGTCACCGAACTCCGGCAGCACGGACGTGTAGTCCGACACGTCGTAGCCGCCGTCCTTCAGGGGGGACTTGAAGAACGGCGGCAGCCACAGGCAGTCCACGCCGAGCCACTGGAGGTAGTCGAGCTTGGCGGTCAGCCCCTTCAGGTCGCCGACGCCGTCGCCGTTGCTGTCGTGGAAGGAGCGGACCAGCACCTCGTAGAAGACGGCGCGTTTGAACCACTCCGGATCCCGGTCCTTGGCGGGCGTGTCCTCGAAGGTGTCCGGTACGGGATCGTTGACGGTCATGACGCTGCGGGCCCTCCGATCTGGGGCGTCGATCGCCCGACGTGGAGCACGTGCGCCGGCGTCCGGCCGGGCGTGAGACGCACGTAGTTGGTCCTGCCCCAGCGGTACGTCTCGCCCGTCAGTTCGTCGTGCACGGACAGGGCGGCGTGCCGGTCCAGGCCGAGTCGCGGCATGTCCAACGAGACCTTGGCCTCCTGGGTGTGATGCGGGTCGAGGTTGACGACCATGATGACCGTGTCCGTGCCCGTGCTCTTGCTGTAGGCGAGCACGGCGTCGTTGTCAGTCTGGTGGAAGCGGAGATTCCGCAGGCGCTGCAGCGCGGGGTGCCGCCGCCGTGCGGTGTTGAGGCGGGTGATGAGGGGGGCGATGGTGCGGCCCTCGCGGGCGGCGGCCTCCCAGTCGCGGGGGCGGAGCTGGTACTTCTCGGAGTGCCGGTACTCCTCGCTGCCCTCGCGCAGCGGCGTGTTCTCGCACAGTTCGTAGCCGCTGTAGACGCCCCAGGCGGGGGAGAGGGTGGCGGCCAGGACGGCGCGGACCTCGAAGGCGGGGCGCCCGCCGTGCTGGAGGTAGGCGTGCAGGATGTCGGGGGTGCTGGGGAAGAGGTTGGGCCGCATGTAGGCCGCCGCCTCACCCGACAGCTCGGTGAGGTACTCCGTCAGCTCCTGCTTGCT contains:
- the treS gene encoding maltose alpha-D-glucosyltransferase, which translates into the protein MTVNDPVPDTFEDTPAKDRDPEWFKRAVFYEVLVRSFHDSNGDGVGDLKGLTAKLDYLQWLGVDCLWLPPFFKSPLKDGGYDVSDYTSVLPEFGDLADFVEFVDAAHQRGMRVIIDFVMNHTSDEHPWFQESRRNPDGPYGDYYMWADDDKQYQDARIIFVDTEASNWTFDPVRGQYYFHRFFSHQPDLNYENPAVQEEILAALRFWLDLGIDGFRLDAVPYLYAEEGTNCENLPATHAFLRRVRRDIDAMYPDTVLLAEANQWPEDVVDYFGDYRAGGDECHMAFHFPVMPRIFMAVRRESRYPVSEILAKTPAIPSGCQWGIFLRNHDELTLEMVTDEERDYMWAEYAKDPRMRANIGIRRRLAPLLDNDRNQIELFTALLLSLPGSPILYYGDEIGMGDNIWLGDRDAVRTPMQWTPDRNAGFSSCDPGRLYLPTIMDPVHGYQVTNVEASMSSPSSLLHWTRRMIEIRKQNPAFGLGSFTELPSSNPAVLAFLREHGDDLVLCVNNFSRFAQPTELDLRAYDGRHPVELIGGVRFPAIGELPYLLTLQGHGFYWFRLTRVASRIGRRR